Genomic DNA from Comamonas antarctica:
CAATCGGTTGGGGATGGTCCTGACCGTGCCGGGGCGACGCTTCGTGGATCAAGTCAGGCTCTCGCTGCAGGGCCTGTACCAGGCCAAGGCGGACATCGGCGCGGCGGCGGCGAATCTGATGGGCTCGGTGTCGATCGGCATGCTGCCCGCCCTGGCCACCACGCTGGCCGGTCCCCTGGTGATATCGCTCAGGCGCCAGTACCCTGACCTGAAGGTGCGCATCGCCACCGGCTTCACCGATTTCCTGCAACACAGCCTCGAGCACGGCAAGCTCGATATCTGCCTCATGGGCGACTACCTGCAATCGGAATTGCTGCATACCTCGCCGGTATTTCGCGAGCCCCTGTATGTGGTGGGATTGCCGAGTTCAGGACTGTCTCCGGCCGCGCCCGTGGGCCTGGCGGACGTCGCAAAGATGCCTCTGGTCGTTCCCGAAGCCGAAAGCCTGCGCAATGTGATTGACCGGGCCTGCACCATCATCGGCGTCGATCTGAATCTCGTGGCGGAATCGGACAGCACGGCCGTTCTCCTCGAGCTGGTCGAACGTGGCGTGGGCTTCACCATCCTGCCGGTCATGCCGATCGCCTCCATGCTCAAGGACAAGCGCCTGGTGGGCGCGCCCATCATCGCGCCGCCCCTGCGCCGTACGGTCATCGTCGGCAGCCCGGTCATCAATCGCACTCCGCATACGGTGAAGGCCCTGCACGCAGAACTCGTCGGCCTGCTCAAGCCCATCGTGACGGGCTTCGCGGATGTCGGGGTGGAATGGCTTGCCAAGGAAAGCTGAGCGCCTCCCCTGTCCCATCAGCGATTAGCTGGACGCGTCGTTGGCCGCGTGCTCCTTGCGCATTCTTGCCAGCTGCATCAGCTGCTGGTCGCGCCATTCGACGCGTGCCTCCCACTGGTCCAGCGGCAGCATCGCCCGGCGCTGCGCCACCACGTTGGCCACCAATTCATCGGTCCACGGGTCGTTTTGACCGCGCTCCTTGCCCATGCGTTCATAGGCCGGGCCCAGCTTTCGCGCATGCGCGGCGATGCCGCCGCGCGTGTTGAGGTCAGCGGTCTCGAACGGACCTATTACCGACCAGCGCAGTCCCAGGCCATTGCGAACCACCTTGTCGACATCTTCCACTGACGCCACGCCGTCGCGCACCAGGCAATAGGCCTCGCGCAGCAATGCGCCCTGCAGGCGGTTGAAGACAAAGCCTTCCACTTCCCGCTGGACCACGATGGGGCTCATTCCCACCTGCTGGAAATAGGCGCTGCAGCGCTGCACCACCGCCGCATCGGTGAACGGCGCGGGAACCAGTTCCACAATGGGAATCAGGTACGGCGGATTGCCCGGATGCGCAATCAGGCAGCGCTGGCGCGTGGCGAGTTCCGAACAAAAGCTGGACGCCGGCAGCGCCGAGGAGGCACTGCACAGCGGGACCTCGGGTGCCACATGGCGCTCGAGCTGCGCAAAGAGTTCGCGCTTGATGTCGAGGACTTCCGGCACGCATTCCACCACGAGATCGCAATTCGCCACGGCGCTTTGCAGTTCAGGCGTCACCTCGATGCGTGCGGCCACCACTTCGGGCTCGCCCTCGAGCAGGCCCGCGGCGCTGAGCATCTTCAGCCTTGCGTCGATCTCGCCGGGAATCAAGGCGCAGCGTTCGGGCGACTGCTCGAAAATCCGCACGCTCTTGCCGGCGCGGGCAAATTGCAGTGCAAAAGCCACGCCAATGCTTCCGCCACCGGCCAGGGCTACATTCTTGAACTGATTCATCTTCTTCCTTTATCGATGGTGCGCTGGCGGTCTGCATTCCCGGCCAGGTCCAAGGCTTGCCGCCAGCCGGGTGCCCCGGATTGCGCCGCTTTCCGATGCTATGCAGGGATCAGTAGCGGACCCTCAATCGAGCGAGATTTTCTCTCGCTTGACCACTTCAGCGAGCTGCTTGACCTCGGTGGCAATGCGATTGGCAAAATATTGCGGACTTTGCATCACCACCACACCCTGCGCGCTCAAGGCCGCATGGGCGGCGGGCACGGCCATTGCCATCTTGGCGTGCGCATAGAGTTCCTCGACAATGGCCGCCGGCGTGCCGGCGGGGGCCAGCAGGCCCAGCCAGAACTTGACGTTGATATCCGGAAATCCGGCCTGGGCCATGGTCGGCACGTCGGGCATTTGCGGCAGTCGCTCGTTGGACGTCACGGCCAGCGCTTTGAGTTTGCCGGACTGAATCTGCGGAACGCTCGCCAGGGTGTCAAACGAACTGTTCACTTCACCGGCCATGACGGCCATGCTTGCCTGGGACGCGGCTTTGTAGGGGACATGGGTGGTCTGGATGTTCGCGCTGTTGCTCAACATGGCAAAGCCCAGGTGGGCAAGATTGCCGGCCCCGGCCGAGCCGTAGGTCAGCTGCGAAGGCTTGCGCCGGGCGTAAGCAATCAGGTCCTGCACGGAGTTGATGGCGTTGCTTTTGGCCCAGTCGGGATTGACGTTGAGAATGAACGGCGCATCCAGCACCACCGTGATCGGAACCAGACTGCTGGCCTTGTACGGCGAATTCCTGTAGATCAGCGGATTCACGGTGATGCTGCTGCTGTTCGTGGCCAGCAGCGTGTAGCCGTCGGCTGCGGCACGCGCAACTTCGGCAACGCCAATGGAGCCATTGGCGCCGCCCTTGTTGTCGATGATCACCGGCTGGCCCAGCGACTTTGCCATCCCGTTGGCAAGCATCCGGGCCATGGTGTCGGTGATGGAGCCGGCCGGGAATGGAACCACGATGCGAATGACTTTTGCGGGCCACTTCGCTTCCTGGGCCCATGCCGGGGACGCGGCCCAGGGCAGCGCCGCTGCGCCTGCAACACCTGCGGAAGCGGCCAGAAAATCACGACGCGAGCTGAACTTGTTCATGTTTTGTCTCCTCAGATTGATGGATTTGAAATGCCCTGGGAAGCGCCTCAGGCCCGCTTCCTTGTAGCCACCGTTCCCGTTATCCCGCTGCTCTCCAGCGCATCCACCTGCCCTGCCGTCAAGCCTGTCACGCGCGAGAACACCTCGCGGCTGTGCTCGCCCAGCGTCGGGGCCACGCGGCATATTTCCAGCGGCTCCTGGCTTT
This window encodes:
- a CDS encoding LysR family transcriptional regulator encodes the protein MGDQHALSTIASHCALHLAAAARVLHAAAQLHPQPPLLRHNSSLAWTVAADRSGVTVDIRQLRTILAIAETGSLTRAAELLHVVQPALSRQLRQLEEELGTPLFARNRLGMVLTVPGRRFVDQVRLSLQGLYQAKADIGAAAANLMGSVSIGMLPALATTLAGPLVISLRRQYPDLKVRIATGFTDFLQHSLEHGKLDICLMGDYLQSELLHTSPVFREPLYVVGLPSSGLSPAAPVGLADVAKMPLVVPEAESLRNVIDRACTIIGVDLNLVAESDSTAVLLELVERGVGFTILPVMPIASMLKDKRLVGAPIIAPPLRRTVIVGSPVINRTPHTVKALHAELVGLLKPIVTGFADVGVEWLAKES
- a CDS encoding Bug family tripartite tricarboxylate transporter substrate binding protein codes for the protein MNKFSSRRDFLAASAGVAGAAALPWAASPAWAQEAKWPAKVIRIVVPFPAGSITDTMARMLANGMAKSLGQPVIIDNKGGANGSIGVAEVARAAADGYTLLATNSSSITVNPLIYRNSPYKASSLVPITVVLDAPFILNVNPDWAKSNAINSVQDLIAYARRKPSQLTYGSAGAGNLAHLGFAMLSNSANIQTTHVPYKAASQASMAVMAGEVNSSFDTLASVPQIQSGKLKALAVTSNERLPQMPDVPTMAQAGFPDINVKFWLGLLAPAGTPAAIVEELYAHAKMAMAVPAAHAALSAQGVVVMQSPQYFANRIATEVKQLAEVVKREKISLD
- a CDS encoding 3-hydroxyacyl-CoA dehydrogenase translates to MNQFKNVALAGGGSIGVAFALQFARAGKSVRIFEQSPERCALIPGEIDARLKMLSAAGLLEGEPEVVAARIEVTPELQSAVANCDLVVECVPEVLDIKRELFAQLERHVAPEVPLCSASSALPASSFCSELATRQRCLIAHPGNPPYLIPIVELVPAPFTDAAVVQRCSAYFQQVGMSPIVVQREVEGFVFNRLQGALLREAYCLVRDGVASVEDVDKVVRNGLGLRWSVIGPFETADLNTRGGIAAHARKLGPAYERMGKERGQNDPWTDELVANVVAQRRAMLPLDQWEARVEWRDQQLMQLARMRKEHAANDASS